Proteins co-encoded in one Lucilia cuprina isolate Lc7/37 chromosome X, ASM2204524v1, whole genome shotgun sequence genomic window:
- the LOC111675075 gene encoding protein yellow, whose translation MNILYISAIVCGLCIFLTITLAYKPYHYVQPNNGLHQQKEFLPLYPYGNIYGNENDQPTVLSSTKKTSDTKLFEIVNEWKYLDFEYLTYEQRKRALENKEFIPENNLPLGIDFYENRIFITTPRWKDGVPASFGYLNYPPVERSPAIKPYPNWEAHGDPYNPDCSKLISVYRTFIDSCERIWLIDSGIVNATVSLNQICPPKILAYDLRTNKLLVHYDFPASQIKEDSLHSNIVVDVSNDRCDDAYAYVTDVWRFGIVVYSLRKNRSWRVTNYNFSPDPVASDFNVYGLNFQWLDGVFGMSLSLPKLSTNERVLYFHPMASFKEFMVSTSLLKDENIWTADAQKVAKYFVPIGERGKFGQSSTSGIAQNGVMFFTQVHRDDVGCWDTSKSYGQNNIHRFFENASNNNSTQTLIQFPNDLKVDHESLPHQSIWVISNRLPIYLYSQLNYDEINFRILKANVANIIANTVCDPLQSSHSLKDLTNT comes from the exons atgaatattttatatatatctgcaatagtATGTGGTCTTTGTATATTTTTGACTATAACTCTGGCATACAAACCATATCACTATGTTCAACCTAATAATGGTCTGCACCAACAAAAAGAGTTTCTTCCACTGTATCCATATGGAAATATTTATGGGAATGAAAATGATCAACCAACAGTACTTTCAAGCACAAAAAAAACATCGGATACGAAATTGTTTGAAATCGTAAACGAATGGAAATATTTGGATTTTGAGTATTTAACATATGAACAACGAAAGCGAGCTCTTGAAAATAA GGAATTCATTCCAGAAAATAACTTACCATTAGGCATTGACTTTTATGAAAATCGAATATTTATTACAACACCCAGATGGAAAGATGGTGTACCAGCAAGTTTTGGCTATTTAAATTATCCACCAGTAGAACGTAGTCCAGCTATTAAACCATATCCCAACTGGGAAGCTCACGGTGATCCTTATAATCCGGATTGCTCTAAATTAATTTCAGTATACCGAACCTTTATTGATAGCTGTGAACGTATTTGGTTAATAGATTCAGGTATAGTAAACGCCACGGTCTCACTTAACCAAATATGTCCTCCTAAAATACTTGCATACGATTTGCGAACAAATAAATTGCTAGTCCACTATGACTTTCCGGCTAGTCAAATAAAAGAAGATAGCTTACATTCGAATATTGTTGTGGATGTTTCCAATGATCGTTGCGATGATGCCTATGCTTACGTTACTGACGTTTGGCGGTTCGGCATTGTGGTTTACAGTTTGAGGAAAAATCGAAGTTGGCGAGTAACCAACTACAATTTTTCGCCTGATCCGGTTGCGTCTGACTTCAATGTATATGGTTTGAATTTCCAATGGTTGGATGGAGTTTTTGGAATGAGTTTATCATTGCCAAAATTATCAACAAATGAACGAGTCTTATACTTCCATCCCATGGCAAGCTTTAAG GAATTCATGGTATCAACAAGTTTACTGAAAGATGAAAATATATGGACAGCAGATGCTCAAAAGGTTGCAAAGTATTTTGTACCAATTGGAGAGCGTGGAAAATTCGGCCAATCTTCGACGTCGGGAATTGCACAGAATGGTGTTATGTTTTTCACACAAGTCCATAGAGATGATGTTGGATGTTGGGATACTTCAAAATCTTATGGCCAAAATAACATCCATCGATTTTTCGAAAACGCTTCCAATAATAATTCAACACAGACTCTAATTCAATTTCCAAATGATTTAAAAGTTGATCATGAATCTTTACCTCATCAGAGTATTTGGGTCATAAGCAACCGTTTGCCGATTTATTTATACAGTCAGTTAAACTATGATGAAATTAATTTCCgtattttaaaagcaaatgtTGCTAATATTATTGCTAATACAGTTTGCGACCCGCTTCAAAGTTCCCATTCTCTTAAAGACCTAACGAACACTTaa